A genomic segment from Veillonellaceae bacterium encodes:
- a CDS encoding outer membrane lipoprotein carrier protein LolA, translating into MKRFTVLFLVLCFAVVSLGLAGCGGSGGKQAAPAAKEETVDELFAKGKNLPGMSYDFVMTAAGKSMSGKMWLSDKNMKSEITVNNDKTITIVDEEAKVMYTYIPAQGTAFKMPFADDANNTDTPDEFTKDLDAAKVKVLETTTYDGAKCKVVLVQEKDSKAQTKLWVREDYGIPVRAELSDPEGVNMVIEYKNLKVGAQPADIFKLPAGVEIMDMSDMAKDLPKQ; encoded by the coding sequence ATGAAAAGATTTACCGTATTATTTTTGGTATTATGCTTTGCGGTCGTCAGCCTTGGGCTTGCCGGCTGCGGGGGAAGCGGAGGGAAACAAGCTGCTCCGGCAGCAAAAGAAGAGACGGTAGACGAACTATTTGCCAAAGGAAAAAATTTGCCGGGAATGTCATATGATTTTGTAATGACAGCCGCCGGTAAAAGCATGTCCGGTAAGATGTGGCTTTCAGACAAGAATATGAAAAGTGAAATAACAGTAAATAATGATAAGACGATTACAATTGTTGACGAAGAGGCCAAGGTGATGTATACATATATCCCGGCACAAGGGACAGCCTTCAAAATGCCTTTTGCCGATGACGCGAATAATACTGATACGCCTGATGAATTTACAAAGGATTTAGATGCTGCTAAAGTCAAAGTTCTTGAGACAACAACCTATGATGGTGCTAAGTGCAAGGTTGTGCTCGTTCAAGAGAAAGACAGCAAGGCTCAGACAAAGCTATGGGTGAGGGAAGATTATGGTATTCCGGTGCGGGCAGAATTGAGTGATCCTGAAGGTGTAAACATGGTTATTGAATATAAAAATCTTAAAGTGGGCGCCCAGCCGGCGGATATTTTCAAGCTTCCGGCGGGAGTAGAAATTATGGATATGAGCGATATGGCTAAAGACTTGCCTAAGCAGTAA
- a CDS encoding nucleoid-associated protein, which yields MLIIVNKAILHILDYKSGITVFSEQELEMKNDSVFAFLTKHIEKSYNDQSSKAGAFIAASKFKSYLTDYIGGSLDFVPFSVAIAELVHNAFSKADVLDSSDLLICDLTMDTTRFITLFKCNNRVGFTHQVVHDGDKVKNEIINHYAILPNPSQKIDEYALIDAESLEIKFIDKKHTVNGEESFVLSERVLECSSSISPNSTIKLVNAITRKVAENHGHSSVAAIAKAKNYMVENTETSEYLDPVELGKTVFHSSPIMQQEYFEEVKKAGITEVVKIDRDFCVKKGKNHKIKTDTGIEILFPVDYFDNKDFMEFVSNPDGTLSIELKNIGKIINR from the coding sequence ATATTGATCATAGTAAACAAAGCTATTCTGCATATTTTAGATTACAAATCAGGTATAACTGTTTTTTCTGAGCAAGAATTAGAAATGAAAAATGACAGTGTGTTTGCCTTTTTAACTAAGCATATTGAGAAGTCATATAATGACCAGAGTTCAAAGGCCGGTGCTTTTATCGCCGCTAGCAAATTTAAAAGCTATTTGACAGACTATATCGGGGGCAGTTTGGATTTTGTCCCGTTTTCAGTCGCAATCGCAGAATTAGTGCATAACGCTTTTTCAAAGGCCGACGTATTGGATTCTTCTGATTTGCTTATTTGTGATTTGACGATGGATACAACACGCTTTATTACACTTTTCAAATGCAATAACCGGGTTGGCTTTACACATCAGGTCGTTCATGATGGTGATAAGGTCAAAAATGAAATTATTAATCACTATGCCATCCTGCCCAATCCTTCGCAGAAGATTGACGAATACGCACTTATCGATGCAGAGTCGTTGGAAATTAAGTTTATTGATAAAAAGCATACCGTTAATGGGGAGGAAAGCTTTGTCCTGTCAGAAAGAGTTTTAGAATGCAGTTCAAGTATTTCGCCTAATAGCACCATAAAATTAGTAAACGCTATAACCCGTAAAGTAGCCGAAAATCATGGTCATAGTAGTGTAGCAGCGATTGCTAAAGCGAAAAACTATATGGTGGAGAATACTGAGACATCAGAATATCTCGATCCAGTTGAGCTAGGCAAAACAGTTTTCCATTCGTCGCCCATCATGCAGCAGGAATATTTTGAAGAAGTAAAAAAGGCAGGAATAACCGAAGTCGTAAAAATAGATCGGGACTTTTGCGTCAAAAAGGGTAAAAATCACAAAATTAAGACTGATACCGGGATTGAAATCTTGTTTCCGGTAGACTATTTTGATAACAAAGATTTCATGGAATTTGTTAGTAATCCGGACGGAACGCTATCAATCGAACTAAAAAATATCGGTAAAATAATTAACCGGTAG